A genomic region of Microbacterium schleiferi contains the following coding sequences:
- a CDS encoding cell division protein SepF: MSNPLKKTMVYLGLADEEEVYDETPAPAPTRKSGGASVEKAAPVTPIHRPAVVRQPAVGALNEIVTVHPKQYRDAQVIAESFREGVPVIINLSQMSDADARRLIDFASGLSLGLYGRIERVTSKVFLLSPENVAVSGEGAVAQADPEAVPFPRLDT, from the coding sequence ATGTCGAACCCCTTGAAGAAGACAATGGTCTACCTGGGCCTCGCCGATGAGGAAGAGGTCTACGACGAGACCCCCGCGCCCGCGCCGACGCGCAAGTCGGGAGGCGCATCCGTCGAGAAGGCCGCCCCCGTCACGCCGATTCATCGCCCCGCGGTGGTTCGTCAGCCGGCTGTGGGAGCCCTCAACGAGATCGTCACGGTGCACCCCAAGCAGTACCGTGACGCGCAGGTCATCGCCGAGAGCTTCCGCGAGGGGGTTCCCGTGATCATCAATCTCTCGCAGATGAGCGATGCCGACGCGCGCCGCCTCATCGACTTCGCCAGCGGGCTCTCGCTGGGCCTCTACGGCCGCATTGAGCGCGTGACGAGCAAAGTCTTCCTGCTGTCCCCCGAGAATGTGGCGGTCTCAGGAGAGGGTGCCGTCGCGCAAGCGGATCCGGAGGCGGTTCCTTTCCCCAGACTTGATACGTGA
- a CDS encoding YggS family pyridoxal phosphate-dependent enzyme: MSAEAGSVADRLALIDDRIAVAAREAGRSPAEITRIVVTKFHPASLVDELYGLGVRDVGENRVQEVLEKVDQVSEAPGLRWHFVGQLQTNKARAIRRVASVVHSLDREKLADALDADSDDPLDVLIQVNLTDDPGRGGVSPERLGPLAEHAAGCRGLRVRGVMAVAPLDERPAEAFERLASHARTVREIFPDATWISAGMTGDFEAAIHAGATHLRIGTAITGPRPVRG, from the coding sequence ATGAGCGCGGAAGCGGGGTCAGTCGCTGACCGCCTGGCTCTCATCGATGACCGCATCGCCGTCGCAGCGCGCGAGGCGGGGCGCTCACCCGCGGAGATCACGCGCATTGTGGTGACGAAGTTCCATCCGGCGTCGCTCGTCGATGAGTTGTACGGCCTCGGCGTACGAGATGTCGGCGAGAACCGCGTGCAAGAGGTGCTGGAGAAGGTCGACCAGGTGAGCGAGGCGCCCGGACTGCGCTGGCACTTCGTCGGACAGCTGCAGACGAACAAGGCACGGGCGATACGCCGCGTCGCGTCGGTCGTGCATTCCCTCGACCGCGAGAAACTCGCCGACGCGTTGGATGCCGACAGCGACGACCCGCTGGATGTCCTCATCCAAGTGAACTTGACCGACGATCCCGGTCGCGGGGGAGTCTCACCAGAGCGGCTCGGGCCCCTGGCCGAGCACGCCGCCGGATGCCGAGGATTGCGGGTGCGCGGGGTCATGGCCGTCGCCCCGCTCGACGAGCGCCCCGCCGAGGCGTTCGAACGGCTCGCGTCTCATGCGCGCACCGTGCGCGAGATCTTTCCGGATGCGACGTGGATCTCGGCCGGTATGACCGGCGATTTCGAAGCAGCCATCCACGCCGGCGCGACACACCTGCGCATCGGCACGGCAATCACGGGTCCGCGCCCTGTGCGCGGTTAA
- a CDS encoding YggT family protein: MNVIQIVAGILNAALLIYILVLLGRLIFEWIPVFDREWRPRGAMLVVAEGVYTATDPPIRFLRRFIPPLRIGSIAIDFAFALTMLSCFILLSVTRALAG; this comes from the coding sequence GTGAACGTCATCCAGATCGTCGCCGGAATCCTCAACGCGGCACTCCTGATCTACATTCTCGTGCTGCTGGGTCGACTCATCTTCGAGTGGATCCCCGTCTTCGATCGTGAGTGGCGTCCCCGCGGCGCAATGCTCGTCGTGGCGGAAGGTGTGTACACGGCAACGGACCCTCCGATCCGTTTTCTCCGCCGGTTCATCCCGCCTCTGCGTATCGGGAGCATCGCCATCGACTTCGCGTTCGCGCTCACGATGCTCTCGTGCTTCATCCTGCTGTCGGTGACACGCGCCCTCGCAGGGTGA